A genomic window from Gossypium hirsutum isolate 1008001.06 chromosome D12, Gossypium_hirsutum_v2.1, whole genome shotgun sequence includes:
- the LOC107945874 gene encoding arabinogalactan protein 20 yields the protein MAEISYGGFMGVMAILALVFAIVSPYVEAQASAPAPSPTSDGTSIDQGIAYVLMLVALMLTYLIHPLDASSYTFF from the exons ATGGCAGAGATATCTTACGGAGGTTTTATGGGTGTAATGGCTATTTTGGCTCTTGTTTTCGCCATTGTTTCACCTTATGTTGAGGCTCAAGCTTCTGCACCAGCTCCTTCTCCTACAAGTGATG GAACTTCAATTGATCAAGGGATTGCTTATGTGCTAATGCTTGTGGCATTGATGCTCACATATCTTATCCACCCTTTAGATGCTTCCTCCTACACcttcttttga
- the LOC121203509 gene encoding tubulin gamma-1 chain, translating to MPREIITLQVGQCGNQIGMEFWKQLCLEHGISKEGILEDFATQGGDRKDVFFYQADDQHYIPRALLIDLEPRVINGIQNSDYRNLYNHENIFVSDHGGGAGNNWASGYHQGKGVEEDIMDMIDREADGSDSLEGFVLCHSIAGGTGSGMGSYLLEALNDRYSKKLVQTYSVFPNQMETSDVVVQPYNSLLTLKRLTVNADCVVVLDNTALNRIAVERLHLSNPTFAQTNSLVSTVMSASTTTLRYPGYMNNDLVGLLASLIPTPRCHFLMTGYTPLTVERQANVIRKTTVLDVMRRLLQSKNIMVSSYARTKEASQAKYISILNIIQGEVDPTQVHESLQRIRERKLVNFIEWGPASIQVALSRKSPYVQTAHRVSGLMLASHTSIRHLFSKCLSQYEKLRKKQAFLDNYRKFPMFADNDLSEFDESRDIIESLVDEYKACESPDYIKWGMEDPGHSLTAEGNASGTLDPKLEV from the exons ATGCCGAGAGAAATCATAACACTGCAGGTTGGACAATGTGGGAACCAAATCGGCATGGAGTTCTGGAAACAGCTCTGCCTCGAACACGGCATAAGCAAAGAAGGCATACTTGAAGATTTCGCTACTCAG GGAGGTGACAGGAAAGATGTCTTTTTCTACCAAGCTGACGATCAGCATTATATTCCACGTGCTTTACTTATAGATTTGGAGCCTAGAGTGATTAATGGAATTCAAAATAGCGATTACCGGAACCTGTACAATCATGAAAACATCTTTGTTTCTGATCATGGTGGAGGTGCTGGAAACAACTGGGCCAGTGGATATCATCAG GGGAAGGGTGTTGAAGAGGATATAATGGACATGATTGACAGAGAAGCTGATGGAAGTGATAGTCTTGAGGGTTTTGTTTTATGTCATTCAATTGCTGGAGGGACAGGCTCAG GTATGGGTTCCTATCTGTTGGAGGCTCTGAATGATCGCTACAGTAAGAAGCTGGTCCAGACATATAGTGTATTTCCTAATCAGATGGAGACAAGTGATGTGGTGGTCCAACCCTACAACTCACTTTTGACTCTCAAGCGACTAACTGTAAATGCTGATTGTGTTGTTGTTCTTGACAATACTGCACTTAATAGAATTGCTGTGGAGCGTTTACATCTAAGTAATCCTACATTTGCTCAAACAAATTCTTTGGTCTCCACTGTAATGTCTGCAAGCACAACTACATTGCGGTATCCAGGGTACATGAACAACGATTTGGTTGGTCTTCTTGCCTCTTTAATTCCAACACCAAGATGTCATTTTCTTATGACGGGTTACACACCACTTACAGTAGAGCGCCAG GCCAATGTGATACGCAAAACTACTGTCCTTGATGTTATGAGAAGACTTCTCCAG TCAAAAAATATCATGGTTTCCTCTTACGCACGCACAAAAGAAGCTAGCCAAGCAAAGTATATTTCAATACTTAATATAATTCAGGGAGAAGTAGATCCTACTCAG GTGCATGAAAGTCTACAGAGGATTCGTGAAAGAAAGCTAGTAAATTTTATTGAGTGGGGCCCTGCAAGTATTCAG GTTGCTCTTTCTAGAAAGTCCCCATATGTTCAGACTGCCCATAGG GTGAGTGGTCTTATGCTAGCAAGCCACACCAGTATCCGACATCTCTTCAGCAAATGTTTGAGCCAGTATGAGAAGTTAAGAAAGAAGCAAGCGTTTCTTGACAATTACCGGAAGTTCCCAATGTTTGCT GACAATGATCTTTCAGAGTTTGATGAATCAAGGGATATAATTGAAAGTTTGGTTGATGAATACAAGGCTTGTGAGTCACCAGATTATATCAAATGGGGAATGGAG GATCCTGGCCATAGTTTAACCGCAGAAGGAAATGCCTCGGGAACACTGGATCCGAAACTGGAAGTGTGA